A segment of the Dehalococcoidales bacterium genome:
TCAGAGGTCGGTATAGCCCTCCTGGTTGGTGGCAATATCGTGGATTTGAGCCGGGTGCTCACCACAGCAATATCACTGGAAACTTCCAAGGGTAATCTGGAGCTGGCATTTGCCCTGGGCATAATCCTGATATTCATTGCCCTGGTAGTGAACGTCGTCCTCAACAGGTTGCAGCAGAGGTGAAGATGTCTCTAATAGAAACCGTTGACCTGTGCCAGAGGCGTGGTGACCGGGATATCCTGAAGAGCATCAACATCAGGATAGAGCGGGGCGAGGTCTTTGCCCTCATCGGCCCGACCGGTTCCGGCAAAACTACACTGCTGCGGCTGCTGGACCTCATTGACACGCCGGACCGCGGGCAGCTCTGCTTCGACGGTACCGATGTTACCGAATCGGACGGACTCCGGCTGGAAGCGCGGCGGCGGATGGCTTTCGTGCTCCAGAAACCGGTGGTATTCAACACCACCGTCTATGATAACATCGCCTATGGCCTGAGATGGAGAGGAATGTCCCGGAGCGACATCCGCATCCGGGTTGACCGTGTCCTGGAGATGGTGGGGCTTACCGCCGACAGAAAACGGAACGCCCGGACACTATCCGGCGGGGAAGTGCAGATGGTG
Coding sequences within it:
- a CDS encoding ATP-binding cassette domain-containing protein produces the protein MSLIETVDLCQRRGDRDILKSINIRIERGEVFALIGPTGSGKTTLLRLLDLIDTPDRGQLCFDGTDVTESDGLRLEARRRMAFVLQKPVVFNTTVYDNIAYGLRWRGMSRSDIRIRVDRVLEMVGLTADRKRNARTLSGGEVQMV